The genome window TTGGACTGATCCATACCGACGCATGGCAGAAAAAACTCAAGCGCCAAGACGCCGCCAAACAGAAATCAAAAACCGAATCCAAATCGAAATGGGACTGGTTCGCGGCGCTCGATAAAAACAAAGACGGAAACGTCACTGAAAACGAGTGGGTCGACTGGTCCATGCATGAGGCCCGGCGGAGGGGGCGCAGTACGACAGAAAAACAGCAGAAACAGTATTTTTCAAATCGTGATCTGAATGGCGATGGCGTGATTCCGCGCGAAGAATTTGAAGCAGGGATGGAAAAGAAGTAATGAAACGGTTTTTCCTCATCTGTGTGTGTTGTGTTGTGGTTGCTTCCTATGCGGATGAAACGTCACGCCCCCCGAACATCCTGTTCATTGCCATTGATGACATGAATGACTGGACCGGTTTTCTGGGAGGCCATCCGCAGGTGCAGACGCCGAATCTGGATCGACTGGCGCGGCGCGGCGTTAATTTTACGAACGCGCACTGCTCTGCGCCCGGTTGTTCCCCGAGCCGCAACGCACTGCTTTACGGAGTGGAGCCGTTTCACTCGGGACTCTATGCGTTTTACGATCAGGATCAATTTCCAGAGCAGGTTCTTGATAGGTACGTGTCCCTGCCGGAGTTTTTCAAAAAGAATGGCTACGAAACCTTTGGCTCCGGCAAGATTCATCACCGTCGCGAGCCGACGCCGCAGGAGTGGACCGAGTTCTTTACTCCGCCGAAAACCGATCCGTTCCGGTTTGATGAGACCGACGGGTACCGGCAGGGTAAATCAGGAAAAATGAACTTTTCTCCTACACTGAATCCGTTTGAGGATCATACGGACTGGCAGAATGCCACTTTCGGTGTGGATGTGCTGTCGCGCAAACACGACAAGCCGTTTTTTCTCGCGGTCGGCATCATCAAGCCGCATCTGCCGTTCATCTGTCCGAAACAGTTTTTTGATCTGTATCCTGCAGAGGTCGATCCGCCGCGGATCAAAGAAAACGATCTCAATGATGTTCCAAAGGTTGGAAAAGCAATGGCAAAGATCGGCGACGATCGGCGGTTTAAAAAAGACGAGGCATGGAATAAAGTCCGCCGCGCGTATCTGGCCTGCATTTCCTGGGCGGATTACAACATCGGACGGCTGATCGATGCGCTCGAGGCCGGTCCGTATGCAGACAGCACGGTGATTGTGCTTTGGTCGGATCACGGTTTCGCTCTGGGTGAGAAAAATCATTTCCGCAAGTTTGCTCTGTGGGAGGAAACCACACGCACGCCGTTTATTATTCTGGATTTGCGCGACCAACCGGCTCCCGAAGGGCGCACGGTTTCCAATGCCGTTTCTCTGATCAATATTTACCGCACTCTCGCTGATTTGGCTGGACTCAAGGCGCCGGAGACCATTGCCGGAACCAGCCTCGTTCCGCAACTGAATAATCCGGATGCACCGCTTGTTCAGCCCGCGGTCTGCACGTGGGGCCGCGGCAATTACACGGTGCGCGACCGCGA of Tichowtungia aerotolerans contains these proteins:
- a CDS encoding sulfatase, yielding MKRFFLICVCCVVVASYADETSRPPNILFIAIDDMNDWTGFLGGHPQVQTPNLDRLARRGVNFTNAHCSAPGCSPSRNALLYGVEPFHSGLYAFYDQDQFPEQVLDRYVSLPEFFKKNGYETFGSGKIHHRREPTPQEWTEFFTPPKTDPFRFDETDGYRQGKSGKMNFSPTLNPFEDHTDWQNATFGVDVLSRKHDKPFFLAVGIIKPHLPFICPKQFFDLYPAEVDPPRIKENDLNDVPKVGKAMAKIGDDRRFKKDEAWNKVRRAYLACISWADYNIGRLIDALEAGPYADSTVIVLWSDHGFALGEKNHFRKFALWEETTRTPFIILDLRDQPAPEGRTVSNAVSLINIYRTLADLAGLKAPETIAGTSLVPQLNNPDAPLVQPAVCTWGRGNYTVRDRDWRYTRYYDDGEELYDHRKDPDEWTNLAANPEYASVKERLARFLPEREAPLIEEGIETWSVPFSADRLLEQKK